The Corynebacterium qintianiae genome has a window encoding:
- a CDS encoding RNA polymerase-binding protein RbpA has product MADRVLRGSRMGAVSYETDRDHDLAPRRMAKYRTPNGEVFDVPFADEAEIPEEWMCKNGQIGTLMEGEGVEAKPVKPPRTHWDMLRERRSIEELDLLLEERLDQLRKRRRTAARLAKEQEQQQAKADS; this is encoded by the coding sequence ATGGCTGATCGCGTTTTGCGCGGAAGTCGAATGGGTGCTGTCAGTTACGAGACTGACCGTGACCACGACCTGGCCCCGCGCCGCATGGCAAAGTACCGGACCCCGAACGGCGAGGTTTTCGACGTCCCCTTCGCCGACGAGGCTGAGATCCCCGAAGAGTGGATGTGCAAGAACGGCCAGATCGGCACCCTCATGGAGGGCGAGGGCGTCGAGGCAAAACCGGTCAAACCGCCGCGCACCCACTGGGACATGCTGCGCGAGCGCCGTTCCATCGAGGAACTTGATCTTTTGCTCGAAGAGCGGCTCGACCAGCTGCGCAAGCGTCGCCGCACCGCGGCACGCTTGGCCAAGGAGCAGGAGCAGCAGCAGGCCAAGGCTGATTCCTAG
- a CDS encoding polyprenol monophosphomannose synthase: protein MANTTVVIMPTYNEVENLPLIVDRILAATDQVDILVVDDNSPDGTGAKADELAAVHEEINVVHREGKEGLLAAYRAGFDWALARDYSVICQMDADGSHAPEELQLLLAEIDNGADLVIGSRYVEGGEVTDWPRDRYLLSKAGNKYISLALGDEVADMTAGYRAFRREVLEGIDLDALSDKGYIFQADIAHRALKAGFDVREVPVTFTDRTLGESKLDASFAAESLSEVTKWAVVEKSELLREGAKELWRFARYELDRSRLPRWKRDLESSPELIVNMIGEGSKLARYEFNHAGVNKLPAKASRAADTLVEMFREGLKLADHEIKRSRA from the coding sequence GTGGCGAATACCACCGTGGTGATCATGCCGACGTACAACGAGGTGGAGAATCTTCCGCTGATCGTCGACCGCATCTTAGCTGCCACCGACCAGGTGGATATTCTCGTCGTCGACGACAACTCTCCCGACGGCACGGGAGCTAAGGCGGACGAGCTCGCCGCGGTACACGAGGAGATCAACGTCGTGCACCGCGAAGGCAAGGAAGGCCTGCTTGCCGCCTACCGCGCCGGTTTCGACTGGGCCCTTGCTCGCGATTACAGCGTCATTTGCCAGATGGACGCCGACGGGTCCCACGCTCCGGAGGAACTCCAGCTGCTGCTCGCGGAGATCGACAACGGCGCGGACCTGGTCATCGGCTCCCGCTACGTCGAGGGAGGCGAGGTCACCGACTGGCCGCGCGACCGCTACCTTCTCTCCAAGGCGGGCAACAAATACATTTCGCTCGCGCTTGGCGACGAAGTGGCCGACATGACCGCCGGCTACCGCGCCTTCCGCCGGGAGGTCCTCGAAGGTATCGACCTGGACGCGCTATCGGACAAGGGCTACATCTTCCAGGCGGACATCGCCCACCGGGCGTTAAAGGCGGGATTCGACGTCCGGGAGGTCCCCGTCACTTTCACCGACCGCACGCTCGGTGAGTCCAAGCTTGATGCGAGCTTCGCTGCCGAGTCGCTCAGTGAAGTTACCAAGTGGGCTGTGGTGGAGAAGTCCGAGCTGCTGCGAGAAGGAGCCAAAGAGCTCTGGCGCTTCGCGCGTTACGAGCTTGACCGCTCACGCCTGCCGCGATGGAAGCGCGATCTCGAGAGCTCTCCCGAGCTGATCGTGAACATGATCGGCGAGGGCTCGAAACTGGCGCGTTACGAGTTCAACCATGCGGGCGTGAACAAGCTGCCCGCGAAAGCCTCCCGTGCCGCTGACACCCTAGTCGAGATGTTCCGCGAGGGGCTCAAACTGGCTGACCACGAAATCAAGCGCTCGAGAGCCTAG
- the lnt gene encoding apolipoprotein N-acyltransferase: protein MRAFLRFALSAASGAAVYLSYEPHGMWVMGILGIALFHSALSPWPASWNRFTGPPRGERPGPSGGFGALLGFTHALFCYLYLLPWIGEFVGTLPYVALSLVCALYAIATGIFGALAARRRWGFFAFPFIYLAVEWARSSFPFGGFPWVRLAWGQINGPLANLAAWGGPALVTLATVLTGCGVAAVIVYARANLRAGIFTAALPVVLGLIAQIGVDSDRSVTGESTVSAVQGNVPRMGLDFNAQRRAVLANHVNQTIELAESGAEPDIVIWPENSSDVNPFTDPEAAALIKVAVTRIDAPVLVGTLTRDEVGQRNTMQVFDPDSGAGDYHHKKYLQPFGEYMPMRDFFRNFSEYVDMAGNFKPGSGNGVVTMAGIRVGIATCYEVAVDEAYRSAVRNGAAILTTPTNNATFGFTDMTYQQLAMSRMRAIETDRAVVVAATSGVSGIVHPDGTVSQHTGIFEPAHLTETLPLKNSVTPAVAYGRYLEWLGVAAGLFLMLAALAASRRGYDSGKSFKHAHLPKEF, encoded by the coding sequence GTGAGGGCTTTTCTCCGTTTCGCCCTCTCCGCGGCTTCCGGTGCGGCGGTCTACCTGTCCTACGAACCCCACGGAATGTGGGTGATGGGAATCCTCGGTATCGCGCTGTTTCACTCTGCGCTCTCGCCTTGGCCCGCGTCGTGGAACCGTTTCACCGGCCCGCCCCGTGGCGAGCGGCCCGGGCCCTCCGGCGGGTTCGGTGCGCTGCTCGGTTTCACACATGCCCTGTTCTGCTACCTCTACCTCCTTCCCTGGATCGGTGAATTTGTCGGCACCCTGCCCTACGTAGCGCTTTCGCTCGTCTGCGCCCTCTACGCCATCGCGACCGGCATCTTTGGTGCCCTCGCGGCGCGCCGCCGCTGGGGGTTTTTCGCCTTCCCGTTCATCTACCTCGCCGTCGAATGGGCGCGCTCATCCTTCCCGTTCGGGGGTTTCCCCTGGGTGCGCCTTGCGTGGGGGCAGATCAACGGTCCGCTGGCCAACCTCGCCGCCTGGGGTGGGCCGGCGCTGGTAACCCTGGCCACCGTGCTAACGGGATGCGGCGTCGCCGCGGTGATCGTGTACGCGCGCGCCAACCTACGAGCCGGAATCTTTACCGCCGCGCTGCCGGTGGTACTGGGCCTGATCGCTCAGATCGGGGTGGATAGCGATCGCTCAGTCACCGGGGAGTCAACCGTGTCCGCGGTGCAAGGCAACGTGCCGCGGATGGGCCTCGACTTCAATGCGCAACGGCGCGCGGTGCTGGCGAACCATGTCAACCAGACCATCGAGCTAGCCGAATCCGGTGCCGAGCCCGATATCGTCATTTGGCCTGAGAACTCTTCCGACGTCAACCCGTTCACGGACCCGGAGGCGGCCGCGTTAATCAAGGTGGCGGTCACGCGTATCGACGCCCCCGTGCTCGTCGGTACCCTCACCCGCGACGAGGTGGGCCAGCGCAACACCATGCAAGTCTTCGACCCGGATAGCGGGGCGGGGGACTACCACCACAAGAAGTACCTCCAGCCGTTCGGTGAATACATGCCAATGCGCGACTTCTTCCGCAATTTTTCCGAGTACGTCGACATGGCCGGAAACTTCAAACCGGGTAGCGGTAACGGCGTGGTTACGATGGCGGGAATCCGCGTCGGCATCGCCACGTGCTACGAGGTAGCGGTCGACGAAGCCTACCGCTCGGCCGTCCGCAACGGCGCGGCGATTCTGACCACGCCCACAAACAACGCAACGTTCGGGTTCACGGACATGACATACCAGCAGCTTGCGATGAGCCGGATGCGCGCGATCGAAACCGACCGAGCGGTTGTCGTCGCGGCCACATCGGGCGTGTCTGGAATCGTCCACCCCGACGGCACTGTTTCCCAGCACACGGGGATCTTCGAGCCCGCGCACCTCACCGAGACGTTGCCTCTCAAAAACTCCGTCACCCCAGCCGTGGCGTACGGCCGGTACCTCGAGTGGCTCGGGGTGGCCGCCGGGTTATTTCTCATGCTCGCTGCGTTGGCGGCCTCCAGGCGCGGGTATGATTCGGGGAAGAGTTTCAAGCACGCACATCTACCCAAGGAGTTTTAG
- a CDS encoding FxsA family protein, with amino-acid sequence MRLLFFAYFLVEVLAFLGVAKLIGIGWAFVAVFALMVLGGIAANVALRNSLRKAAEGRSSLGTLAGDSAILVTGWVLTIIPGFASSLIGLLMVFGPTRAILRRGLTARARRAVEDFGVRAYSASPMSQFHTTYGTFTRPAGSTSPQAENPSYIDADELEKLFRMDSADPKRGDRPRSDGPEDTAQ; translated from the coding sequence ATGCGCCTGCTCTTCTTCGCTTACTTTCTCGTCGAGGTCCTCGCCTTTCTCGGTGTCGCCAAACTGATCGGTATCGGGTGGGCGTTCGTGGCCGTGTTCGCGCTCATGGTGCTGGGCGGCATTGCGGCGAACGTGGCCCTGCGCAACTCCCTACGCAAGGCGGCGGAAGGCCGCTCGAGCTTGGGCACCCTGGCGGGTGACTCCGCCATCCTGGTCACCGGGTGGGTTTTGACCATCATTCCGGGGTTTGCTTCGTCGCTCATCGGCCTTTTGATGGTGTTCGGTCCCACCCGGGCGATTCTGCGACGCGGACTCACCGCCAGGGCACGCCGGGCGGTGGAGGACTTCGGCGTACGTGCATACTCAGCGTCGCCCATGTCGCAGTTCCACACCACCTATGGCACGTTCACCCGCCCTGCGGGCTCCACCTCGCCGCAGGCGGAGAACCCGAGCTACATCGACGCGGACGAGTTAGAGAAGCTCTTCCGCATGGACAGCGCCGACCCGAAGCGCGGCGATAGACCCCGCAGCGACGGCCCGGAGGACACAGCGCAGTGA
- a CDS encoding lipase family protein has protein sequence MIPELVRALAPFVVDAVNIRPRTEPEFGHATWLTGVTPGSLVNATPVDAVGLGTRLNPAEAWRIDYATSDAQRRILTATGAVFRSRVPWAGNTPRPTIAFAPSTQGVAPHCDPSYSCSVGLELRTKPFDAIAAHEQPVINYLIALGCNVVLTDYPRDPESNVQFYCDHASGARALADAVRASSSLGVESDNLGLWGFSQGAGAVGAWLEQPEYAPELQPLAAVVGSPPADLAEVLKHIDGAMPAAVVLYSVAGLMASDPEVFAELSPVLTDEGLAAIAFDATVCGPGAVLKYRYARTENWTTTGLPLGEVLDRFPASGEALDRMGLGHRAPASIPIRFWASRHDDVIPYAGSQRLAQRWGIELLNHRLPRIPGRMGLNHFMPYFLHAPRDAQWLMRQLGG, from the coding sequence ATGATCCCCGAGCTAGTCCGCGCGCTCGCGCCGTTTGTCGTCGACGCCGTCAACATCAGGCCCCGCACGGAACCGGAGTTCGGCCACGCCACGTGGCTCACCGGTGTGACACCGGGGTCGCTGGTCAACGCGACCCCTGTCGACGCCGTGGGTTTGGGAACACGACTCAACCCCGCCGAGGCGTGGCGGATCGATTACGCCACCTCCGACGCGCAGCGCCGCATCCTCACCGCCACGGGCGCGGTGTTTCGCTCGCGGGTGCCGTGGGCGGGCAACACACCGCGGCCCACGATCGCGTTCGCCCCGTCAACCCAGGGCGTGGCGCCGCACTGTGACCCGTCCTATTCCTGTTCCGTGGGTCTCGAGCTGCGCACCAAGCCGTTCGACGCCATCGCCGCCCACGAGCAGCCGGTGATCAACTACCTCATCGCCCTCGGCTGCAACGTCGTGCTCACCGACTACCCGCGTGACCCCGAAAGCAACGTCCAGTTCTACTGCGATCACGCTTCTGGTGCGAGGGCACTGGCGGACGCGGTGCGGGCGTCGTCAAGCCTCGGTGTTGAAAGCGACAACCTTGGCCTGTGGGGTTTCTCCCAGGGCGCGGGTGCCGTCGGCGCGTGGCTGGAACAGCCCGAGTACGCCCCCGAACTGCAACCGCTCGCCGCGGTGGTCGGTTCGCCGCCCGCCGACCTCGCGGAGGTACTCAAGCACATCGACGGTGCCATGCCCGCCGCCGTGGTCCTCTACTCGGTGGCAGGGCTCATGGCCTCCGACCCCGAGGTCTTCGCCGAGCTCTCGCCCGTGCTCACCGACGAAGGCCTGGCCGCCATCGCGTTCGATGCGACGGTGTGCGGCCCTGGCGCGGTTCTGAAGTACCGCTACGCCCGCACCGAGAACTGGACCACCACAGGGCTTCCGCTTGGCGAAGTCCTCGACCGATTCCCGGCATCGGGTGAGGCGCTTGACCGGATGGGACTCGGCCACAGGGCTCCCGCCTCCATCCCGATCCGATTCTGGGCCTCGCGCCACGACGATGTTATTCCCTACGCGGGGTCGCAACGCTTAGCGCAGCGGTGGGGAATCGAGTTGCTCAACCACCGGCTGCCGAGGATTCCGGGCCGGATGGGACTGAACCACTTCATGCCATACTTCCTCCACGCGCCCCGCGACGCGCAATGGCTGATGCGCCAGCTGGGCGGGTAG
- a CDS encoding SDR family oxidoreductase: MNSNARNGTLLLLGATSDIGGEVAMRMCRGRNVVLAGRDRERAEGVAKRLLDAGAATVRFEQFEAADLESHRPLFEAAGPVTTAIVAFGVLGDQERAESDEREAARIATVDYLAQVNALTVLADTMEAGEIFAFSSIAGWRARRANYVYGSTKAGLDAFCQGLADRLHGTELNLITARPGFVIGSMTEGMTPAPMSVRPAEVADAVVAAAGRGRSATVWIPRQLAVLAAVMKLVPRPVWRHMPR; encoded by the coding sequence ATGAACAGTAACGCGCGAAACGGGACCCTGCTCCTGCTCGGGGCGACCAGTGACATCGGTGGCGAAGTGGCGATGCGGATGTGCCGAGGAAGGAACGTCGTGCTCGCCGGGAGGGACCGAGAGCGTGCGGAGGGCGTCGCAAAGCGGCTTCTCGACGCGGGAGCCGCGACGGTGCGCTTCGAGCAGTTTGAGGCTGCGGACCTCGAGTCCCACCGGCCGCTTTTTGAAGCTGCGGGGCCGGTGACCACAGCCATCGTCGCGTTCGGGGTCCTCGGCGACCAAGAGCGCGCCGAGTCCGACGAGCGTGAGGCGGCGCGCATCGCCACGGTCGACTACCTCGCGCAGGTCAACGCGCTGACCGTGCTCGCGGACACCATGGAGGCAGGGGAGATCTTCGCGTTCTCCTCCATCGCCGGGTGGCGGGCGCGGCGCGCCAACTACGTCTACGGTTCCACCAAGGCCGGCCTGGACGCGTTCTGCCAGGGTCTGGCCGACCGTCTGCACGGCACCGAGCTGAACCTGATTACCGCCCGACCCGGTTTCGTCATCGGCTCCATGACCGAGGGCATGACACCGGCGCCGATGTCAGTACGGCCCGCGGAGGTGGCCGACGCGGTCGTCGCGGCGGCGGGCAGGGGCAGAAGCGCCACGGTGTGGATCCCGCGGCAGTTGGCCGTGCTCGCTGCGGTGATGAAACTCGTCCCGCGCCCCGTGTGGCGCCATATGCCAAGGTAG
- a CDS encoding M24 family metallopeptidase, whose product MTSPAYSRRVNRAQQLVGEAGLAGLVVGSGSQLRYLTGLTLSSHERLTALVVPAEGEPVLVVPATDAAGLDDHYVVTWRDGDNPYRLCAKFTGEGTVALGTALTADHVLRLQTHFRETVLAQDVLAQLFMVKDDAEIAALRQAGEAIDRVHARVPELLKPGRTEADVAADLRRLILQDHAAVDFVIVGSGPNGANPHHDYSSRVLEPGDPVVVDIGGTLVSGYRSDCTRTYQVKGVRDPEFLRAYETLVAAQASAVASVRPGVTAGEIDAAARELIERAGYGNYFSHRTGHGIGLDTHEAPYIIGGSDQVINKGMAFSVEPGIYVPGKWGMRVEDIVVVTGDGCERLNNQPRDLQ is encoded by the coding sequence GTGACCTCTCCCGCTTACTCGCGCCGCGTTAACCGTGCACAGCAACTCGTTGGCGAGGCTGGTCTTGCCGGTCTCGTTGTCGGCTCTGGCTCGCAGCTGCGCTACCTCACCGGGCTGACGCTGAGTTCGCACGAGCGGCTCACAGCCCTGGTCGTCCCGGCTGAAGGCGAGCCGGTTCTGGTCGTCCCGGCCACCGACGCGGCGGGGTTGGACGATCACTACGTGGTGACGTGGCGCGACGGTGACAACCCGTACCGCCTCTGTGCGAAATTTACTGGTGAAGGCACGGTCGCGCTCGGCACAGCGCTGACCGCCGATCACGTTCTTCGGCTGCAGACTCACTTCCGCGAGACCGTTCTCGCCCAGGACGTGCTTGCCCAGCTTTTCATGGTCAAAGACGACGCGGAGATCGCCGCGCTGAGGCAAGCGGGGGAGGCCATCGACCGCGTCCATGCCCGCGTGCCCGAGCTGCTCAAGCCCGGCCGCACCGAGGCCGATGTCGCCGCAGATCTCCGCCGCCTCATCCTGCAGGACCACGCCGCGGTCGACTTCGTCATCGTCGGCTCCGGGCCCAACGGGGCGAACCCGCACCACGATTACTCCAGCCGCGTTCTGGAGCCGGGCGACCCGGTGGTCGTCGACATCGGGGGCACACTCGTTTCCGGCTACCGTTCCGACTGCACCCGTACCTACCAAGTCAAGGGGGTACGCGACCCGGAATTCCTCCGCGCCTACGAGACGCTTGTCGCGGCGCAGGCGTCTGCCGTCGCCTCGGTGCGACCGGGCGTGACGGCGGGGGAGATCGACGCCGCCGCGCGCGAGCTTATTGAGCGTGCCGGCTACGGCAACTATTTCTCCCACCGCACGGGCCACGGCATCGGGCTTGACACCCACGAGGCGCCCTACATTATCGGCGGCAGCGACCAGGTGATAAATAAGGGCATGGCATTCTCGGTCGAACCCGGCATTTACGTGCCGGGGAAGTGGGGGATGCGGGTCGAAGACATCGTGGTTGTTACCGGGGATGGCTGCGAGAGGTTGAACAACCAGCCGCGGGATCTGCAATAA
- a CDS encoding S1 family peptidase — MRPTLLARLSHPGGYCSGVLLNPTTVLTCAHFFRGVDVLVNIHVAGTRRRAKHVEVVAGTDVALVDIARVTLPEDTVFPTVGEAPARFGQTVTFGYGGKLRHAAARDGRYLNALPFAVSRNFKTLVQPAGVIFNNTPAVKGDSGGPVLAGGKIFAVQSLILDPFGVNLRLATVSLIDGRVRDAVDKLN, encoded by the coding sequence GTGCGCCCGACACTTTTAGCAAGACTCTCCCACCCCGGCGGCTACTGCTCCGGGGTGCTGCTCAACCCGACGACGGTGCTCACCTGCGCCCATTTCTTCCGCGGTGTGGACGTGCTCGTCAACATCCACGTTGCAGGCACGAGGCGGCGCGCCAAGCATGTCGAGGTCGTTGCTGGCACGGACGTCGCGCTTGTCGACATCGCCCGGGTCACGCTCCCCGAGGACACGGTCTTCCCCACCGTCGGCGAGGCACCCGCGCGGTTCGGCCAGACCGTGACATTCGGCTACGGCGGCAAGCTGCGCCACGCCGCCGCGCGCGACGGCCGCTACCTCAACGCGCTGCCGTTCGCGGTGTCGCGCAACTTCAAAACGCTGGTGCAGCCCGCCGGGGTAATCTTCAACAACACACCCGCGGTCAAGGGAGATTCCGGCGGCCCCGTGCTGGCGGGTGGAAAAATCTTCGCCGTCCAGTCGCTCATTCTCGACCCCTTCGGCGTCAACCTGAGGTTGGCCACAGTCTCGCTTATCGACGGGCGCGTGCGCGACGCCGTCGATAAGCTAAACTAG
- a CDS encoding DEAD/DEAH box helicase, with translation MPMPTPPTHFDEFRASKGFELDDFQIEACRAVERDRGVLVCAPTGSGKTVVGEFAVSLALSRGTKCFYTTPIKALSNQKYNDLVAEHGEDAVGLLTGDVSINGSAEVVVMTTEVLRNMIYAESPQLDRLSHVVMDEIHYLADRDRGAVWEEVILNLADSVSLIGLSATVSNSEEFGEWLGTVRGDTAIIVSEHRPVPLSQYMMVGRKVFPLFEPGTDGRVNRDLEHAIERIESGRADEGRSDYEQGRGFRARSDGRRSGRDRPADKTKPVGRPEVVSALQGRDMLPAIVFIFSRAGCDGALFQCLRSRKELTTPEERERIAEIVDAGVEGIPDEDLQVLNYRQVRTAWLRGFAAHHAGMLPAFKHIVEELFVQGLVRVVFATETLALGINMPARTVVLEKMVKFNGEAHVDLTPGQYTQLTGRAGRRGIDHIGNAVVQWAPAMDPREVAGLASTRTYPLISPFMPGYNMAINMLKMNGFDDSIRLVEQSFAQFQTDRSVVGEVRDIERLRSRVSSLRAQLERDISSFAPPSDDPAADLVDYLQLRRNLTEAEKESRASALTDRHTETVKILARLQIGEVIALPSKKKPELAAVVQAAGKHDDPRPWVTTERGWSGRIDASALRNPPVVVGRVKIPRHMAEQPRRHARKVVGLIQRGSFNAPRKLKDQARVRPSKRVTALREAIREHPVHGWPATDREMLARVGEEVVREERKLAKLQRTVDTSTDSLGRTFARIIGLLTEMDYVELVEGEPEVTEEGERLATIHNVSDLLVAQCLKRGVWDELDPAELAGVASMCVFENRKATMGAAEAATENMADAMNSTMRIYNELVSDEQRHQLPVTRMPDPGFSLSVHQWTAGAPLGYCLAAAAESGAELTPGDFVRWCRQVIDLLEQVAKTGYNADVRHSANKAIDAIRRGVVAIGS, from the coding sequence ATGCCAATGCCTACCCCGCCGACCCATTTCGACGAGTTCCGGGCCTCGAAGGGATTCGAGCTCGACGACTTCCAGATCGAGGCGTGCCGGGCGGTGGAGCGGGACCGCGGGGTGCTCGTTTGCGCGCCAACGGGTTCGGGCAAGACAGTCGTGGGGGAGTTCGCCGTTTCGCTGGCGCTTTCGCGCGGAACTAAGTGTTTTTACACGACGCCCATCAAGGCATTGAGCAACCAGAAGTACAACGACCTCGTCGCCGAGCACGGTGAGGACGCTGTCGGCCTGCTCACGGGCGACGTGAGCATCAACGGCTCCGCAGAGGTCGTGGTGATGACCACCGAGGTACTGCGCAACATGATCTATGCCGAGTCGCCGCAGCTCGACCGGCTCTCCCACGTGGTGATGGACGAAATTCACTACCTAGCCGACCGTGACCGCGGTGCGGTCTGGGAAGAGGTCATCCTCAACCTCGCCGACTCCGTCAGTTTGATCGGCTTATCCGCCACGGTGTCTAACTCGGAGGAGTTCGGCGAGTGGCTGGGCACGGTGCGCGGAGACACCGCCATCATCGTCTCCGAACACCGCCCCGTGCCGCTGAGCCAGTACATGATGGTCGGGCGCAAGGTCTTTCCGCTTTTCGAACCGGGCACCGACGGCCGCGTCAACCGCGACCTGGAGCACGCCATCGAGCGCATCGAGTCCGGCCGCGCCGACGAGGGCCGCAGCGACTACGAACAGGGCAGGGGCTTCCGGGCGCGTAGCGACGGCCGCCGCTCCGGCCGGGACCGCCCCGCCGACAAGACCAAGCCCGTCGGCCGGCCGGAAGTCGTCTCAGCTCTGCAGGGTCGAGACATGCTGCCGGCGATCGTGTTCATTTTCTCGCGCGCGGGGTGCGACGGCGCGTTGTTCCAATGCCTGCGCTCACGCAAGGAGCTGACAACGCCCGAGGAGCGGGAGCGCATCGCGGAGATCGTGGACGCCGGCGTCGAGGGCATTCCCGATGAGGACCTCCAGGTTCTCAACTACCGCCAGGTCCGCACCGCGTGGCTGCGCGGATTCGCGGCCCACCACGCCGGGATGCTGCCCGCGTTCAAGCACATCGTGGAGGAGCTCTTCGTCCAAGGTCTGGTTCGCGTCGTCTTCGCCACAGAGACCCTCGCCCTGGGCATCAACATGCCCGCGCGCACCGTCGTCCTAGAGAAAATGGTCAAGTTTAACGGCGAGGCGCACGTCGACCTCACCCCCGGGCAGTACACGCAGCTCACGGGACGTGCGGGCCGCCGCGGCATCGACCACATCGGCAACGCCGTGGTGCAGTGGGCCCCGGCGATGGACCCGCGCGAGGTCGCCGGGTTGGCCTCTACCCGCACGTACCCGCTGATCTCGCCGTTCATGCCGGGCTACAACATGGCCATCAACATGCTCAAGATGAACGGTTTCGATGACTCCATCCGGCTCGTGGAACAGTCCTTCGCCCAGTTCCAGACCGACCGCTCCGTGGTCGGGGAGGTGCGCGACATCGAGCGGCTGCGCTCGAGGGTGAGCTCGTTGCGCGCCCAGCTCGAACGCGACATCTCGTCGTTCGCCCCGCCCTCGGACGACCCGGCCGCCGACCTGGTTGACTACCTGCAGCTGCGCCGCAACCTCACAGAGGCCGAGAAGGAGTCTCGTGCCAGCGCGCTGACGGACCGCCACACCGAGACGGTGAAGATTCTGGCGCGCCTGCAGATCGGGGAAGTCATCGCACTGCCCAGCAAGAAGAAGCCCGAGCTCGCTGCCGTGGTACAGGCCGCCGGCAAGCACGACGACCCGCGCCCGTGGGTCACCACCGAGCGCGGCTGGTCCGGGCGTATCGACGCCTCCGCACTCCGCAACCCCCCAGTCGTCGTCGGCCGGGTCAAGATTCCGCGCCACATGGCCGAGCAGCCCCGCCGCCACGCGCGCAAGGTCGTCGGTTTAATCCAGCGGGGGAGTTTCAACGCGCCACGCAAGCTGAAGGATCAGGCGCGGGTGCGGCCGTCGAAACGCGTCACCGCCCTGCGCGAGGCAATCCGTGAACATCCGGTCCACGGCTGGCCCGCGACCGACCGCGAGATGCTCGCCCGCGTCGGCGAAGAGGTCGTGCGCGAGGAGCGCAAGCTAGCGAAGCTGCAGCGCACCGTCGATACCTCGACCGATTCGCTGGGCCGCACCTTCGCGCGCATTATCGGCCTGCTCACCGAGATGGACTACGTCGAGCTTGTCGAGGGCGAGCCAGAAGTGACCGAGGAAGGTGAGCGCCTCGCCACCATCCACAACGTCTCCGACCTTTTGGTCGCGCAGTGTCTCAAGCGGGGGGTGTGGGACGAACTGGATCCTGCCGAGCTGGCCGGTGTGGCGTCGATGTGCGTGTTCGAGAACCGCAAGGCCACGATGGGAGCTGCCGAGGCCGCGACGGAGAACATGGCGGACGCGATGAACTCCACCATGCGCATCTACAACGAGCTGGTCTCCGACGAGCAGCGCCACCAACTGCCGGTGACCCGCATGCCGGATCCCGGTTTCAGCCTGTCGGTCCACCAGTGGACGGCGGGCGCGCCGCTGGGCTACTGCCTCGCCGCGGCCGCCGAGTCGGGCGCGGAGCTGACCCCGGGCGACTTCGTACGCTGGTGCCGCCAGGTCATCGACCTGCTCGAGCAGGTCGCCAAGACTGGGTACAACGCCGACGTCAGGCATTCGGCGAACAAGGCAATCGACGCGATCCGCCGCGGCGTCGTGGCCATCGGAAGCTAG
- the tatC gene encoding twin-arginine translocase subunit TatC — MPLVEHLKELRRRVIISLAAFVVGTVIGFIWYQNAPFGMAPLGEIIRGPYCNLPSDLRADFTGDGECRLLATNPFEMFMLRLKVGALAGMVLSSPVWLTQIWSFITPGLHRNEKRYTFFFVTLAVTLFVLGALLAYFVLDKGLYILMSIGSEFQVAALAGREYYNFLLSLIVIFGVSFELPLIIAMLNLAGILRYEHVRGKRRMIILGLFIFAAFMTPGQDPYSMIALAAAMTVLVELAFQFCRINDRRRAEQRPEWMDLDDESASGPISAATPISAPEAVSASAPSSVSPSPDLPPEDHFKDVL, encoded by the coding sequence ATGCCGCTGGTGGAGCACCTCAAGGAACTCCGTCGGCGCGTCATCATTTCGCTCGCGGCGTTCGTGGTCGGCACCGTCATCGGGTTCATCTGGTACCAAAACGCCCCGTTTGGAATGGCGCCGCTCGGCGAAATTATCCGTGGGCCTTACTGCAACCTGCCTTCCGATCTGCGCGCTGACTTTACCGGCGACGGCGAGTGCCGCCTCTTGGCGACGAACCCGTTCGAAATGTTTATGCTGCGCCTGAAGGTGGGCGCGCTTGCTGGCATGGTCCTGTCCTCCCCGGTGTGGCTGACCCAGATCTGGTCGTTCATTACTCCGGGACTGCACCGCAATGAGAAGCGCTACACCTTTTTCTTTGTCACCCTCGCGGTGACCCTGTTCGTGCTCGGGGCGCTGCTGGCGTACTTCGTACTGGACAAAGGGTTGTACATTCTGATGTCGATCGGGTCGGAGTTCCAGGTCGCGGCGCTGGCGGGCCGCGAGTACTACAACTTCCTGCTGTCGCTCATCGTCATCTTCGGTGTGAGCTTCGAACTGCCTCTGATCATCGCCATGCTCAACCTGGCTGGCATTCTGCGTTACGAGCACGTCAGGGGGAAGCGCCGCATGATCATTCTCGGCCTGTTCATCTTCGCCGCGTTCATGACCCCGGGCCAAGATCCGTACTCCATGATCGCACTCGCCGCGGCAATGACCGTGCTGGTCGAGCTCGCATTCCAATTCTGCCGCATTAACGACAGGCGACGTGCGGAGCAGCGCCCGGAGTGGATGGATCTTGACGACGAGTCCGCGTCCGGCCCCATCAGCGCGGCGACGCCCATTAGCGCACCGGAGGCCGTGTCCGCGTCAGCACCGTCGAGCGTGTCGCCGTCGCCGGACCTTCCCCCGGAAGACCACTTCAAGGACGTACTCTAG